From the genome of Atribacterota bacterium:
TGTTGAAGAAACCGAGAAGGGTGTCAAAGTAGTAGTTGGTTCCACCCTTCATCCCATGGAAGAAAAACATTATATAGAGTGGATACAGGTAATAACTGATAAAGGTTCCTGCAAAAAATTCCTCAAACCGGGAGATGCTCCGGAAGCTGAGTTTGAGGATGTCCAGGGATTACAAAAAGTTAGAGAATACTGCAATGTCCATAAATTGTGGAAATATGAAGAGTAATATCTCAATAAAACAGGCGGAAAAAAATTCCGCCTGTTTTATTTTAATCACATTTTTATTAATATTATTTCTTCTTATTTTTGCTCCTATGTTTGTATCCTCTCAGGAAACAATATGGAATGATGTACAGGTTTATAATAATATTTCCTATTTTGAAGATAGTAGTAAAAAAGAAATAGAATCTCTGCAAACAAATGCCCACCTATTAGATATATATCAACCGGAAGATTGCCAATCCTGTCCTGTTATTGTTTATATTCATGGCGGAACCTGGGTTCTTGGGGATAAAGGAGGACCAAGTTACAAAGCAAAAGCCTTTACTGATAATAATAATATTTATATTAGTATGAACTATAGACTTTCCCCGGACTATCTATTTCCTGCTCATGCCTATGATGTTGCACGATGTTTTGCCTGGGTAAAAAGAAATATTTATAAATATGGTGGAGACCCGGAAAAAATATTTCTACTGGGACACTCAGCAGGAGGGCATCTGGCAGCTCTTATTGCTTTAGATAAAACCTATCTTGCTGAATTTAATCTTCTTCCTTCAGATATTTCAGGAGTCATTGGATTGGATAGTGCCGCATATCATCTTCCATCTTTATTTACTGCTGAGCCGGAAAATCAATATCTGTTTTCCTGGGCTTTTGGAGACAATCTGCAAGATTG
Proteins encoded in this window:
- a CDS encoding desulfoferrodoxin, which encodes MVEKHEIYKCNICGNIVEVLHGGKGELVCCGEPMELMEEQTAEQANEKHVPVVEETEKGVKVVVGSTLHPMEEKHYIEWIQVITDKGSCKKFLKPGDAPEAEFEDVQGLQKVREYCNVHKLWKYEE
- a CDS encoding alpha/beta hydrolase, which encodes MKSNISIKQAEKNSACFILITFLLILFLLIFAPMFVSSQETIWNDVQVYNNISYFEDSSKKEIESLQTNAHLLDIYQPEDCQSCPVIVYIHGGTWVLGDKGGPSYKAKAFTDNNNIYISMNYRLSPDYLFPAHAYDVARCFAWVKRNIYKYGGDPEKIFLLGHSAGGHLAALIALDKTYLAEFNLLPSDISGVIGLDSAAYHLPSLFTAEPENQYLFSWAFGDNLQDWEDASPVNYVIEGITPPPILLLVAGDRGVSETVNQNFYKLLQYYGYDANIFYFSDEDHVSIDYGLGKDDDPVFPILLNWINGLLK